The Desulfuromonadales bacterium genome has a segment encoding these proteins:
- a CDS encoding response regulator — MKTALVVDDEPLIRRQVAETLAFYGFEEILEAENGRQAVDLALLRKPLLIVMDVSMPVLDGISAAEKIGKKLSTPIVLLTGTADPATVEQARLAGVMSYVVKPFRSEQVYAAVDLAIHQFVEVSTLRDEVASLKETLESRKMVEKAKGALMKKGLS; from the coding sequence ATGAAAACAGCCCTGGTTGTTGATGACGAACCCTTGATCCGCCGTCAGGTGGCGGAAACCCTCGCGTTCTACGGCTTCGAGGAGATCCTCGAGGCGGAAAACGGTCGCCAGGCGGTCGATCTGGCGCTGCTCCGCAAGCCCCTGCTGATCGTCATGGACGTTTCCATGCCCGTCCTGGACGGCATCAGCGCTGCCGAAAAAATAGGCAAAAAACTTTCCACCCCGATCGTTCTGCTGACCGGCACCGCCGATCCGGCGACGGTCGAGCAGGCCCGTCTCGCCGGGGTGATGAGCTACGTGGTCAAGCCGTTCCGCAGCGAACAGGTCTATGCCGCCGTCGATCTGGCCATCCATCAGTTCGTCGAAGTCTCCACCCTGCGCGACGAGGTGGCCAGTCTCAAGGAAACCCTGGAATCGCGCAAGATGGTCGAGAAGGCCAAAGGGGCGCTGATGAAGAAGGGACTCTC